A region of Arabidopsis thaliana chromosome 5, partial sequence DNA encodes the following proteins:
- a CDS encoding AMP-dependent synthetase and ligase family protein (AMP-dependent synthetase and ligase family protein; CONTAINS InterPro DOMAIN/s: AMP-binding, conserved site (InterPro:IPR020845), AMP-dependent synthetase/ligase (InterPro:IPR000873); BEST Arabidopsis thaliana protein match is: OPC-8:0 CoA ligase1 (TAIR:AT1G20510.1); Has 81844 Blast hits to 74712 proteins in 3773 species: Archae - 1219; Bacteria - 53606; Metazoa - 3425; Fungi - 4605; Plants - 2698; Viruses - 1; Other Eukaryotes - 16290 (source: NCBI BLink).), with product MLTKTNDSRLIDRSSGFDQRTGIYHSLRPSLSLPPIDQPLSAAEFALSLLLKSSPPATAGKNIEALTYLVNSSSGDNLTYGELLRRVRSLAVSLRERFPSLASRNVAFILSPSSLDIPVLYLALMSIGVVVSPANPIGSESEVSHQVEVSEPVIAFATSQTVKKLQSSSLPLGTVLMDSTEFLSWLNRSDSSSVNPFQVQVNQSDPAAILFSSGTTGRVKGVLLTHRNLIASTAVSHQRTLQDPVNYDRVGLFSLPLFHVFGFMMMIRAISLGETLVLLGRFELEAMFKAVEKYKVTGMPVSPPLIVALVKSELTKKYDLRSLRSLGCGGAPLGKDIAERFKQKFPDVDIVQGYGLTESSGPAASTFGPEEMVKYGSVGRISENMEAKIVDPSTGESLPPGKTGELWLRGPVIMKGYVGNEKASAETVDKEGWLKTGDLCYFDSEDFLYIVDRLKELIKYKAYQVPPVELEQILHSNPDVIDAAVVPFPDEDAGEIPMAFIVRKPGSNLNEAQIIDFVAKQVTPYKKVRRVAFINAIPKNPAGKILRRELTKIAVDGNASKL from the exons ATGCTGACGAAAACCAACGACAGCCGTTTGATTGACCGGAGCTCCGGCTTCGATCAACGGACAGGAATCTATCACAGTCTTCgtccctctctttctctaccTCCTATAGATCAACCTCTCTCCGCCGCCGAATTCGCGCTTTCTCTCCTACTCAAATCCTCACCACCTGCCACCGCCGGGAAAAACATTGAAGCCTTAACCTACCTAGTTAACTCGAGCTCTGGTGATAACCTCACTTATGGAGAGCTTCTTCGTAGAGTTCGTTCTCTTGCTGTATCTCTCCGGGAGCGATTTCCTTCTCTTGCCTCCAGAAATGTCGCTTTTatcctctctccttcttcgtTGGACATACCAGTGCTTTACTTAGCTTTGATGTCGATCGGTGTTGTTGTTTCACCGGCGAACCCAATCGGATCTGAATCGGAGGTGAGTCATCAAGTCGAAGTCAGTGAACCAGTAATTGCGTTCGCGACATCGCAGACGGTTAAGAAGCTTCAATCCTCTTCTTTGCCTCTCGGAACTGTTCTGATGGACTCGACTGAGTTTCTCTCCTGGTTAAATCGATCGGATTCTTCATCGGTTAATCCATTTCAGGTTCAGGTCAACCAATCGGACCCTGCCGCTATCCTCTTTTCCTCTGGAACAACCGGGCGGGTCAAAGGCGTTTTGCTCACTCACCGTAACCTAATCGCCTCGACCGCCGTATCTCACCAACGGACTCTCCAAGATCCGGTTAATTACGATCGCGTTGGACTGTTCTCGCTTCCGCTCTTCCACGTGTTTGGtttcatgatgatgattcgAGCCATCTCGCTTGGAGAGACATTGGTGCTTTTAGGGAGATTTGAACTCGAGGCGATGTTTAAGGCGGTGGAGAAATATAAGGTTACTGGTATGCCTGTATCTCCTCCGTTGATTGTAGCGTTGGTCAAATCGGAGCTCACGAAGAAGTACGATCTCCGGTCGTTGCGTTCCCTTGGCTGCGGAGGAGCTCCACTCGGCAAAGACATCGCAGAGAGGTTTAAGCAGAAATTCCCAGATGTAGATATTGTACAG GGCTATGGCTTGACAGAGAGCTCGGGACCAGCTGCCTCAACGTTTGGACCTGAAGAGATGGTAAAATATGGCTCAGTTGGTCGTATCTCTGAGAATATGGAAGCCAAAATTGTTGATCCATCCACCGGAGAATCCTTGCCACCGGGAAAAACTGGTGAACTCTGGCTCCGAGGACCAGTCATCATGAAAG GTTATGTGGGAAACGAGAAAGCGAGTGCGGAGACAGTAGACAAAGAAGGGTGGTTAAAGACTGGTGATCTCTGTTATTTTGATTCGGAagattttctatatattgttGATCGGCTAAAGGAGCTAATCAAATACAAGGCTTATCAG GTTCCACCGGTAGAGTTGGAGCAGATTCTTCACTCGAATCCAGATGTGATTGATGCTGCAGTTGTTCC GTTCCCTGACGAGGATGCAGGAGAGATTCCAATGGCTTTCATAGTGAGAAAACCAGGAAGCAATCTCAACGAAGCGCAAATCATTGATTTCGTAGCTAAACAA GTTACTCCGTACAAGAAGGTAAGACGAGTTGCTTTTATAAATGCAATCCCAAAAAATCCTGCTGGCAAGATTCTGCGTCGGGAGCTTACTAAAATCGCTGTGGATGGCAATgcatcaaaactttga
- a CDS encoding O-fucosyltransferase family protein (O-fucosyltransferase family protein; CONTAINS InterPro DOMAIN/s: GDP-fucose protein O-fucosyltransferase (InterPro:IPR019378); BEST Arabidopsis thaliana protein match is: O-fucosyltransferase family protein (TAIR:AT2G44500.1); Has 826 Blast hits to 816 proteins in 29 species: Archae - 0; Bacteria - 0; Metazoa - 0; Fungi - 0; Plants - 826; Viruses - 0; Other Eukaryotes - 0 (source: NCBI BLink).) encodes MAKSMRTIKNPFFTSHPPSPFFHLSLLFFTPLKKSSPRYLNHHHQTRCPPPQFFLLLISLSLVFSGISFLTFSLDTGSSTCVSTSSASSLKFFISDVDHRQILTSLAVSGASTLFPLPARGGHSGNMTEEEKEFWKQPNGEGYKPCLDFSLEYKKKSASVSKEKKRFLVVVVSGGLNQQRNQIVDAVVIAMILEAALVVPVLQVNRVWGDESEFSDLFDVEHFKKTLRSDVRIVSSLPSTHLMSRQTIENQIPWDVSPVWIRAKYFKQLNEEGLLVLKGLDSKLAKNLPPDLQKLRCKVAFHALRFAAPIENLGNKLTRRMWIEGPYIALHLRLEKDVWVRTGCLTGLGSEFDRIIAETRTSQPRYLTGRLNLTYTERRLAGFCPLNVYEIARLLKALGAPSNASIYIAGGEPFGGSRALEPLAKEFSNLVTKETLAHKGELLPYTNRSSALAAIDYIVSLSSDVFIPSHGGNMAKAMQGNRAYVGHRKFIMPNKRAMLPLMENSSVSDAELSFLTRKLHRKSQGYPESRRGRRDRDVIAYPVPECMCRHRKHRSVGFF; translated from the exons ATGGCGAAATCGATGAGAACTATCAAAAATCCATTCTTTACTTCGCATCCGCCATCTCCATtcttccatctctctctcctcttcttcactcCCCTGAAGAAATCAAGTCCCCGATACCTAAACCACCATCACCAAACTCGATGCCCACCTCCAcagtttttccttcttctcatctctctttctctcgttTTCTCGGGAATTTCATTTCTCACATTTTCTTTAGACACTGGATCGTCAACTTGCGTCTCCACATCTTCCGCTTCCTCTCTCAAATTCTTCATCTCCGATGTCGATCACCGTCAGATCTTAACCTCCCTTGCTGTATCCGGAGCTTCCACGTTGTTTCCGTTACCGGCGAGAGGAGGACATTCCGGGAATATGAcggaggaagagaaagagtttTGGAAACAACCCAATGGTGAAGGATACAAGCcttgtttggattttagttTGGAGTACAAGAAGAAATCAGCTAGTGTTTctaaagagaagaaacgattccttgttgttgttgtctctggTGGACTTAATCAACAACGGAATCAAATCGTTGATGCTGTTGTAATCGCTATGATTCTTGAAGCTGCTCTTGTTGTTCCTGTTTTGCAAGTGAATCGAGTCTGGGGAGACGAAAG TGAATTCTCAGATCTTTTCGATGTAGAGCATTTCAAGAAAACGCTGAGATCTGATGTTCGTATCGTTTCTTCTCTACCGTCAACGCATCTTATGTCTAGACAAACAATTGAGAATCAGATTCCTTGGGATGTTTCTCCGGTTTGGATCCGTGCTAAATACTTCAAGCAG TTGAATGAGGAAGGACTTTTGGTGTTGAAAGGATTGGACTCAAAGTTAGCCAAGAATCTACCGCCGGATCTGCAGAAACTTCGATGCAAG GTTGCTTTCCATGCACTGAGATTCGCGGCACCAATTGAGAATCTCGGGAACAAACTCACGAGAAGAATGTGGATAGAAGGTCCATATATTGCTCTCCATTTAAGGCTAGAGAAAGATGTTTGGGTAAGAACCGGTTGTCTCACTGGATTAGGCTCAGAATTCGATCGGATCATAGCAGAAACCAGAACGTCTCAGCCTCGATACCTCACTGGTAGACTAAACTTGACCTATACAGAGCGTAGACTTGCTGGTTTTTGTCCTCTCAATGTATATGAGATTGCAAG GTTGTTGAAGGCTTTGGGAGCACCTAGTAATGCGTCGATATATATTGCAGGAGGTGAACCATTTGGTGGCTCACGAGCATTAGAGCCTCTCGCTAAAGAGTTCTCTAATTTGGTGACAAAGGAGACATTGGCTCATAAAGGCGAGCTCTTGCCTTACACCAATAGATCTTCAGCTTTAGCAGCTATTGACTACATTGTATCACTTAGCAGCGATGTTTTTATTCCTTCCCATGGTGGAAACATGGCAAAAGCTATGCAG GGAAATAGAGCTTATGTAGGACACAGGAAGTTTATAATGCCTAATAAGAGAGCGATGCTTCCTTTAATGGAGAATTCTTCTGTTTCAGATGCCGAGCTCAGTTTTCTAACTCGGAAGCTTCACCGTAAGTCCCAAGGCTATCCTGAGTCACGGAGAGGGCGGAGAGATCGTGACGTGATAGCTTATCCTGTCCCGGAGTGTATGTGTCGACATAGAAAACACAGGTCTGTAGGTTTCTTCTAG
- a CDS encoding Protein kinase superfamily protein (Protein kinase superfamily protein; FUNCTIONS IN: protein serine/threonine kinase activity, protein kinase activity, kinase activity, ATP binding; INVOLVED IN: protein amino acid phosphorylation; LOCATED IN: cellular_component unknown; EXPRESSED IN: 24 plant structures; EXPRESSED DURING: 15 growth stages; CONTAINS InterPro DOMAIN/s: Protein kinase, catalytic domain (InterPro:IPR000719), Serine/threonine-protein kinase domain (InterPro:IPR002290), Tyrosine-protein kinase, catalytic domain (InterPro:IPR020635), Serine/threonine-protein kinase-like domain (InterPro:IPR017442), Serine/threonine-protein kinase, active site (InterPro:IPR008271), Protein kinase-like domain (InterPro:IPR011009); BEST Arabidopsis thaliana protein match is: Protein kinase superfamily protein (TAIR:AT1G67580.2); Has 30201 Blast hits to 17322 proteins in 780 species: Archae - 12; Bacteria - 1396; Metazoa - 17338; Fungi - 3422; Plants - 5037; Viruses - 0; Other Eukaryotes - 2996 (source: NCBI BLink).), with the protein MSPEPSYLAPVQPSEALLAVKHPVDDLEEGQLEEEQVMQEDVKEGLLEEEQVMQEPNIKTSRWGTGLTSPKEELISVNVSKTNRWNRSSLTPECEEVMVSEEQQCYSSGSGSGHLSVEKLSADGNSGREYYSSDHDELEHEDQDSLTPGEMNMMFGSRSVNEFQKLNKINEGTYGIVYKARDEKTKEIVALKKIKMKEDRFEEEYGFPLTSLREINILLSCNHPAIVNVKEVVVGGKNDNDVYMVMEHLEHDLRGVMDRRKEPFSTSEVKCLMMQLLDGLKYLHTNWIIHRDLKPSNLLMNNCGELKICDFGMARQYGSPIKPYTQMVITQWYRPPELLLGAKEYSTAVDMWSVGCIMAELLSQKPLFPGKSELDQLQKIFAVLGTPNEAIWPGFSSFPNAKAKFPTQPYNMLRKKFPAISFVGGQILSERGFDLLNSLLTLDPEKRLTVEDALNHGWFHEVPLPKSKDFMPTYPPKR; encoded by the coding sequence ATGTCGCCAGAACCTAGTTATCTTGCTCCAGTGCAGCCTTCAGAAGCCCTGCTGGCTGTGAAACATCCTGTTGATGATTTGGAGGAGGGTCAGTTGGAGGAAGAACAGGTGATGCAGGAGGATGTAAAGGAGGGTCTGTTGGAGGAAGAACAAGTGATGCAGGAACCAAATATAAAGACATCTAGGTGGGGGACAGGTTTGACTTCCCCAAAGGAGGAGTTAATATCTGTTAACGTTTCCAAGACTAATAGATGGAACAGGAGCAGTTTGACACCGGAGTGCGAGGAAGTAATGGTGTCTGAAGAACAGCAGTGCTATTCGTCTGGATCTGGCAGTGGACATCTCAGCGTAGAGAAGCTTAGTGCAGATGGAAATTCTGGTCGTGAGTATTATAGTTCTGATCATGATGAGTTAGAACATGAAGATCAAGATTCTTTAACTCCGGGAGAGATGAACATGATGTTTGGGAGCAGGTCTGTGAATGAATTTCAGAAGCTAAACAAGATAAATGAAGGAACATATGGAATTGTTTACAAAGCAAGggatgagaaaacaaaagagattgtTGCGCTCAAAAAGATCAAGATGAAGGAAGATAGGTTCGAAGAAGAGTATGGATTCCCTTTGACATCATTGAGGGAAATTAACATACTTTTGTCATGCAATCACCCTGCGATTGTGAACGTGAAGGAGGTTGTGGTTGGAGGGAAAAACGATAATGATGTTTATATGGTCATGGAACACTTAGAACACGACCTGAGGGGAGTAATGGATAGAAGGAAGGAACCTTTTAGCACTAGCGAAGTCAAGTGCTTGATGATGCAGCTGTTGGATGGTTTGAAATACCTCCACACAAATTGGATTATCCACAGGGATCTGAAGCCATCTAATCTTCTGATGAACAATTGTGGGGAGttaaaaatatgtgattttggGATGGCGCGCCAGTATGGGAGCCCTATCAAGCCTTACACCCAGATGGTTATTACCCAGTGGTACAGGCCACCTGAACTTCTTCTAGGAGCAAAAGAGTACTCTACAGCAGTTGATATGTGGTCAGTGGGTTGCATTATGGCTGAACTGTTGTCTCAAAAGCCTTTGTTCCCGGGTAAGAGTGAGCTTGACCAACTTCAGAAGATCTTTGCGGTCCTTGGAACACCAAACGAAGCAATATGGCCTGGGTTCTCATCATTTCCGAATGCTAAAGCCAAGTTTCCTACACAGCCTTACAATATGTTACGTAAGAAGTTTCCAGCTATTTCATTTGTAGGTGGTCAAATTCTTTCTGAACGTGGATTTGATTTGCTGAACAGTCTACTAACTTTGGACCCTGAGAAACGTCTAACAGTGGAAGATGCTCTCAACCATGGTTGGTTCCATGAAGTCCCGTTaccaaaatccaaagattTCATGCCGACATATCCTCCAAAGCGGTAA
- a CDS encoding Protein kinase superfamily protein, whose product MSPEPSYLAPVQPSEALLAVKHPVDDLEEGQLEEEQVMQEDVKEGLLEEEQVMQEPNIKTSRWGTGLTSPKEELISVNVSKTNRWNRSSLTPECEEVMVSEEQQCYSSGSGSGHLSVEKLSADGNSGREYYSSDHDELEHEDQDSLTPGEMNMMFGSRSVNEFQKLNKINEGTYGIVYKARDEKTKEIVALKKIKMKEDRFEEEYGFPLTSLREINILLSCNHPAIVNVKEVVVGGKNDNDVYMVMEHLEHDLRGVMDRRKEPFSTSEVKCLMMQLLDGLKYLHTNWIIHRDLKPSNLLMNNCGELKICDFGMARQYGSPIKPYTQMVITQWYRPPELLLGAKEYSTAVDMWSVGCIMAELLSQKPLFPGKSELDQLQKIFAVLGTPNEAIWPGFSSFPNAKAKFPTQPYNMLLY is encoded by the exons ATGTCGCCAGAACCTAGTTATCTTGCTCCAGTGCAGCCTTCAGAAGCCCTGCTGGCTGTGAAACATCCTGTTGATGATTTGGAGGAGGGTCAGTTGGAGGAAGAACAGGTGATGCAGGAGGATGTAAAGGAGGGTCTGTTGGAGGAAGAACAAGTGATGCAGGAACCAAATATAAAGACATCTAGGTGGGGGACAGGTTTGACTTCCCCAAAGGAGGAGTTAATATCTGTTAACGTTTCCAAGACTAATAGATGGAACAGGAGCAGTTTGACACCGGAGTGCGAGGAAGTAATGGTGTCTGAAGAACAGCAGTGCTATTCGTCTGGATCTGGCAGTGGACATCTCAGCGTAGAGAAGCTTAGTGCAGATGGAAATTCTGGTCGTGAGTATTATAGTTCTGATCATGATGAGTTAGAACATGAAGATCAAGATTCTTTAACTCCGGGAGAGATGAACATGATGTTTGGGAGCAGGTCTGTGAATGAATTTCAGAAGCTAAACAAGATAAATGAAGGAACATATGGAATTGTTTACAAAGCAAGggatgagaaaacaaaagagattgtTGCGCTCAAAAAGATCAAGATGAAGGAAGATAGGTTCGAAGAAGAGTATGGATTCCCTTTGACATCATTGAGGGAAATTAACATACTTTTGTCATGCAATCACCCTGCGATTGTGAACGTGAAGGAGGTTGTGGTTGGAGGGAAAAACGATAATGATGTTTATATGGTCATGGAACACTTAGAACACGACCTGAGGGGAGTAATGGATAGAAGGAAGGAACCTTTTAGCACTAGCGAAGTCAAGTGCTTGATGATGCAGCTGTTGGATGGTTTGAAATACCTCCACACAAATTGGATTATCCACAGGGATCTGAAGCCATCTAATCTTCTGATGAACAATTGTGGGGAGttaaaaatatgtgattttggGATGGCGCGCCAGTATGGGAGCCCTATCAAGCCTTACACCCAGATGGTTATTACCCAGTGGTACAGGCCACCTGAACTTCTTCTAGGAGCAAAAGAGTACTCTACAGCAGTTGATATGTGGTCAGTGGGTTGCATTATGGCTGAACTGTTGTCTCAAAAGCCTTTGTTCCCGGGTAAGAGTGAGCTTGACCAACTTCAGAAGATCTTTGCGGTCCTTGGAACACCAAACGAAGCAATATGGCCTGGGTTCTCATCATTTCCGAATGCTAAAGCCAAGTTTCCTACACAGCCTTACAATATGTTAC TCTACTAA
- a CDS encoding Protein kinase superfamily protein, translating to MAAGGVDVSRSSVAVKKDYDFYRNGSRDVYVRQSGRDDERRQIKRPSDHDLRRNDGRHRSRLAYEKGELREEAEVQRPSEKRRKFSPIVWNAEKVGRAPSREKTKSPFPVPTTTVISNQAVAGKTTSNDQVNALMSPEPSYLAPVQPSEALLAVKHPVDDLEEGQLEEEQVMQEDVKEGLLEEEQVMQEPNIKTSRWGTGLTSPKEELISVNVSKTNRWNRSSLTPECEEVMVSEEQQCYSSGSGSGHLSVEKLSADGNSGREYYSSDHDELEHEDQDSLTPGEMNMMFGSRSVNEFQKLNKINEGTYGIVYKARDEKTKEIVALKKIKMKEDRFEEEYGFPLTSLREINILLSCNHPAIVNVKEVVVGGKNDNDVYMVMEHLEHDLRGVMDRRKEPFSTSEVKCLMMQLLDGLKYLHTNWIIHRDLKPSNLLMNNCGELKICDFGMARQYGSPIKPYTQMVITQWYRPPELLLGAKEYSTAVDMWSVGCIMAELLSQKPLFPGKSELDQLQKIFAVLGTPNEAIWPGFSSFPNAKAKFPTQPYNMLLY from the exons ATGGCAGCAGGGGGTGTTGATGTTTCCAGAAGTTCCGTTGCTGTCAAAAAAGACTACGACTTTTACAGGAATGGTTCTCGTGATGTGTATGTTCGACAGAGTGGTAGAGATGACGAGAGGCGTCAAATCAAAAGGCCTAGTGACCATGATCTCAGGAGGAATGATGGGCGTCACCGATCACGGTTGGCATATGAGAAAGGGGAACTACGGGAGGAAGCAGAGGTTCAGAGACCCTCTGAGAAAAGGAGGAAGTTTTCACCCATCGTGTGGAATGCAGAAAAAGTGGGTAGAGCTCCATCTAGGGAGAAGACCAAGTCTCCTTTCCCTGTTCCGACTACAACTGTGATATCCAATCAGGCTGTTGCTGGTAAGACTACTTCAAACGATCAAGTGAATGCCTTGATGTCGCCAGAACCTAGTTATCTTGCTCCAGTGCAGCCTTCAGAAGCCCTGCTGGCTGTGAAACATCCTGTTGATGATTTGGAGGAGGGTCAGTTGGAGGAAGAACAGGTGATGCAGGAGGATGTAAAGGAGGGTCTGTTGGAGGAAGAACAAGTGATGCAGGAACCAAATATAAAGACATCTAGGTGGGGGACAGGTTTGACTTCCCCAAAGGAGGAGTTAATATCTGTTAACGTTTCCAAGACTAATAGATGGAACAGGAGCAGTTTGACACCGGAGTGCGAGGAAGTAATGGTGTCTGAAGAACAGCAGTGCTATTCGTCTGGATCTGGCAGTGGACATCTCAGCGTAGAGAAGCTTAGTGCAGATGGAAATTCTGGTCGTGAGTATTATAGTTCTGATCATGATGAGTTAGAACATGAAGATCAAGATTCTTTAACTCCGGGAGAGATGAACATGATGTTTGGGAGCAGGTCTGTGAATGAATTTCAGAAGCTAAACAAGATAAATGAAGGAACATATGGAATTGTTTACAAAGCAAGggatgagaaaacaaaagagattgtTGCGCTCAAAAAGATCAAGATGAAGGAAGATAGGTTCGAAGAAGAGTATGGATTCCCTTTGACATCATTGAGGGAAATTAACATACTTTTGTCATGCAATCACCCTGCGATTGTGAACGTGAAGGAGGTTGTGGTTGGAGGGAAAAACGATAATGATGTTTATATGGTCATGGAACACTTAGAACACGACCTGAGGGGAGTAATGGATAGAAGGAAGGAACCTTTTAGCACTAGCGAAGTCAAGTGCTTGATGATGCAGCTGTTGGATGGTTTGAAATACCTCCACACAAATTGGATTATCCACAGGGATCTGAAGCCATCTAATCTTCTGATGAACAATTGTGGGGAGttaaaaatatgtgattttggGATGGCGCGCCAGTATGGGAGCCCTATCAAGCCTTACACCCAGATGGTTATTACCCAGTGGTACAGGCCACCTGAACTTCTTCTAGGAGCAAAAGAGTACTCTACAGCAGTTGATATGTGGTCAGTGGGTTGCATTATGGCTGAACTGTTGTCTCAAAAGCCTTTGTTCCCGGGTAAGAGTGAGCTTGACCAACTTCAGAAGATCTTTGCGGTCCTTGGAACACCAAACGAAGCAATATGGCCTGGGTTCTCATCATTTCCGAATGCTAAAGCCAAGTTTCCTACACAGCCTTACAATATGTTAC TCTACTAA
- a CDS encoding Protein kinase superfamily protein: MAAGGVDVSRSSVAVKKDYDFYRNGSRDVYVRQSGRDDERRQIKRPSDHDLRRNDGRHRSRLAYEKGELREEAEVQRPSEKRRKFSPIVWNAEKVGRAPSREKTKSPFPVPTTTVISNQAVAGKTTSNDQVNALMSPEPSYLAPVQPSEALLAVKHPVDDLEEGQLEEEQVMQEDVKEGLLEEEQVMQEPNIKTSRWGTGLTSPKEELISVNVSKTNRWNRSSLTPECEEVMVSEEQQCYSSGSGSGHLSVEKLSADGNSGREYYSSDHDELEHEDQDSLTPGEMNMMFGSRSVNEFQKLNKINEGTYGIVYKARDEKTKEIVALKKIKMKEDRFEEEYGFPLTSLREINILLSCNHPAIVNVKEVVVGGKNDNDVYMVMEHLEHDLRGVMDRRKEPFSTSEVKCLMMQLLDGLKYLHTNWIIHRDLKPSNLLMNNCGELKICDFGMARQYGSPIKPYTQMVITQWYRPPELLLGAKEYSTAVDMWSVGCIMAELLSQKPLFPGKSELDQLQKIFAVLGTPNEAIWPGFSSFPNAKAKFPTQPYNMLRKKFPAISFVGGQILSERGFDLLNSLLTLDPEKRLTVEDALNHGWFHEVPLPKSKDFMPTYPPKR, translated from the coding sequence ATGGCAGCAGGGGGTGTTGATGTTTCCAGAAGTTCCGTTGCTGTCAAAAAAGACTACGACTTTTACAGGAATGGTTCTCGTGATGTGTATGTTCGACAGAGTGGTAGAGATGACGAGAGGCGTCAAATCAAAAGGCCTAGTGACCATGATCTCAGGAGGAATGATGGGCGTCACCGATCACGGTTGGCATATGAGAAAGGGGAACTACGGGAGGAAGCAGAGGTTCAGAGACCCTCTGAGAAAAGGAGGAAGTTTTCACCCATCGTGTGGAATGCAGAAAAAGTGGGTAGAGCTCCATCTAGGGAGAAGACCAAGTCTCCTTTCCCTGTTCCGACTACAACTGTGATATCCAATCAGGCTGTTGCTGGTAAGACTACTTCAAACGATCAAGTGAATGCCTTGATGTCGCCAGAACCTAGTTATCTTGCTCCAGTGCAGCCTTCAGAAGCCCTGCTGGCTGTGAAACATCCTGTTGATGATTTGGAGGAGGGTCAGTTGGAGGAAGAACAGGTGATGCAGGAGGATGTAAAGGAGGGTCTGTTGGAGGAAGAACAAGTGATGCAGGAACCAAATATAAAGACATCTAGGTGGGGGACAGGTTTGACTTCCCCAAAGGAGGAGTTAATATCTGTTAACGTTTCCAAGACTAATAGATGGAACAGGAGCAGTTTGACACCGGAGTGCGAGGAAGTAATGGTGTCTGAAGAACAGCAGTGCTATTCGTCTGGATCTGGCAGTGGACATCTCAGCGTAGAGAAGCTTAGTGCAGATGGAAATTCTGGTCGTGAGTATTATAGTTCTGATCATGATGAGTTAGAACATGAAGATCAAGATTCTTTAACTCCGGGAGAGATGAACATGATGTTTGGGAGCAGGTCTGTGAATGAATTTCAGAAGCTAAACAAGATAAATGAAGGAACATATGGAATTGTTTACAAAGCAAGggatgagaaaacaaaagagattgtTGCGCTCAAAAAGATCAAGATGAAGGAAGATAGGTTCGAAGAAGAGTATGGATTCCCTTTGACATCATTGAGGGAAATTAACATACTTTTGTCATGCAATCACCCTGCGATTGTGAACGTGAAGGAGGTTGTGGTTGGAGGGAAAAACGATAATGATGTTTATATGGTCATGGAACACTTAGAACACGACCTGAGGGGAGTAATGGATAGAAGGAAGGAACCTTTTAGCACTAGCGAAGTCAAGTGCTTGATGATGCAGCTGTTGGATGGTTTGAAATACCTCCACACAAATTGGATTATCCACAGGGATCTGAAGCCATCTAATCTTCTGATGAACAATTGTGGGGAGttaaaaatatgtgattttggGATGGCGCGCCAGTATGGGAGCCCTATCAAGCCTTACACCCAGATGGTTATTACCCAGTGGTACAGGCCACCTGAACTTCTTCTAGGAGCAAAAGAGTACTCTACAGCAGTTGATATGTGGTCAGTGGGTTGCATTATGGCTGAACTGTTGTCTCAAAAGCCTTTGTTCCCGGGTAAGAGTGAGCTTGACCAACTTCAGAAGATCTTTGCGGTCCTTGGAACACCAAACGAAGCAATATGGCCTGGGTTCTCATCATTTCCGAATGCTAAAGCCAAGTTTCCTACACAGCCTTACAATATGTTACGTAAGAAGTTTCCAGCTATTTCATTTGTAGGTGGTCAAATTCTTTCTGAACGTGGATTTGATTTGCTGAACAGTCTACTAACTTTGGACCCTGAGAAACGTCTAACAGTGGAAGATGCTCTCAACCATGGTTGGTTCCATGAAGTCCCGTTaccaaaatccaaagattTCATGCCGACATATCCTCCAAAGCGGTAA